The following are encoded together in the Humulus lupulus chromosome 5, drHumLupu1.1, whole genome shotgun sequence genome:
- the LOC133834711 gene encoding probable prolyl 4-hydroxylase 12 isoform X2, with the protein MASLLSILLLLTFSSSFLCSSSQISRKELRDDDFKQEMVIQFRSSVHSDRIDPSRVVQLSWRPRVFLYEGFLSDEECDHLISLDDVVSRIEERISAWTFLPKENGKALQILRCENEDSRMKLDYFGNSSLPDQSKPLIATVVLYLSDVNNGGQIIFPKSEVKGNIWSDCTKNSSSRDILKPIKGNAVLFFNIYPNSTTDGSSSHARCPVLEGEMWFAIKFFQVKFIAEEKLSSELGDEDCTDEDDDCPMWAAMGECKKNAVFMVGSLDYYGTCRKSCNAC; encoded by the exons ATGGCTTCTCTTCTCTCAATCTTGCTCCTTCTAacgttttcttcttcttttctctgcTCTTCTTCCCAAAT TAGCAGAAAGGAATTAAGGGATGACGATTTTAAGCAGGAAATGGTCATACAATTTCGCAGCTCTGTTCATTCCGACAGGATTGACCCATCAAGGGTGGTCCAACTCTCTTGGCGACCAAG GGTCTTCTTGTATGAAGGCTTCCTTTCAGATGAAGAGTGTGACCACCTAATTTCTTTG GATGATGTAGTTTCCAGGATTGAGGAAAGAATTTCAGCTTGGACCTTCCTTCCCAAAG AAAACGGAAAGGCTTTGCAGATATTGCGTTGTGAGAATGAGGATTCTAGAATGAAGTTGGATTATTTTGGCAACAGTTCCTTACCAGACCAAAGTAAGCCTTTGATTGCAACAGTTGTCTTGTATCTCTCTGATGTCAACAATGGTGGTCAGATTATATTCCCAAAGTCGGAG GTGAAGGGCAACATTTGGTCTGATTGTACAAAGAATAGTAGTAGCCGTGACATCCTGAAACCAATAAAGGGCAATGCAGTTTTGTTCTTCAACATCTATCCTAACTCAACTACTGACGGTAGCAGCTCCCATGCTAGATGCCCTGTGTTGGAGGGAGAAATGTGGTTTGCCATCAAATTCTTTCAGGTAAAATTCATTGCTGAAGAAAAGCTCTCGTCCGAGTTGGGTGATGAAGACTGCACTGACGAAGATGACGATTGTCCTATGTGGGCTGCCATGGGAGAATGTAAGAAAAACGCCGTATTCATGGTTGGTTCCCTGGATTACTATGGTACATGTAGGAAGAGTTGTAATGCATGTTGA
- the LOC133834711 gene encoding probable prolyl 4-hydroxylase 12 isoform X1: MASLLSILLLLTFSSSFLCSSSQISRKELRDDDFKQEMVIQFRSSVHSDRIDPSRVVQLSWRPRVFLYEGFLSDEECDHLISLAHKTKEKSSREDDASGDTIKKNLLKSSKTPQLKEDDVVSRIEERISAWTFLPKENGKALQILRCENEDSRMKLDYFGNSSLPDQSKPLIATVVLYLSDVNNGGQIIFPKSEVKGNIWSDCTKNSSSRDILKPIKGNAVLFFNIYPNSTTDGSSSHARCPVLEGEMWFAIKFFQVKFIAEEKLSSELGDEDCTDEDDDCPMWAAMGECKKNAVFMVGSLDYYGTCRKSCNAC; encoded by the exons ATGGCTTCTCTTCTCTCAATCTTGCTCCTTCTAacgttttcttcttcttttctctgcTCTTCTTCCCAAAT TAGCAGAAAGGAATTAAGGGATGACGATTTTAAGCAGGAAATGGTCATACAATTTCGCAGCTCTGTTCATTCCGACAGGATTGACCCATCAAGGGTGGTCCAACTCTCTTGGCGACCAAG GGTCTTCTTGTATGAAGGCTTCCTTTCAGATGAAGAGTGTGACCACCTAATTTCTTTG GcacacaaaacaaaagaaaaatcttCAAGGGAGGATGATGCTTCAGGAGACACCATAAAGAAAAATTTGCTAAAAAGTTCAAAAACTCCCCAACTGAAAGAA GATGATGTAGTTTCCAGGATTGAGGAAAGAATTTCAGCTTGGACCTTCCTTCCCAAAG AAAACGGAAAGGCTTTGCAGATATTGCGTTGTGAGAATGAGGATTCTAGAATGAAGTTGGATTATTTTGGCAACAGTTCCTTACCAGACCAAAGTAAGCCTTTGATTGCAACAGTTGTCTTGTATCTCTCTGATGTCAACAATGGTGGTCAGATTATATTCCCAAAGTCGGAG GTGAAGGGCAACATTTGGTCTGATTGTACAAAGAATAGTAGTAGCCGTGACATCCTGAAACCAATAAAGGGCAATGCAGTTTTGTTCTTCAACATCTATCCTAACTCAACTACTGACGGTAGCAGCTCCCATGCTAGATGCCCTGTGTTGGAGGGAGAAATGTGGTTTGCCATCAAATTCTTTCAGGTAAAATTCATTGCTGAAGAAAAGCTCTCGTCCGAGTTGGGTGATGAAGACTGCACTGACGAAGATGACGATTGTCCTATGTGGGCTGCCATGGGAGAATGTAAGAAAAACGCCGTATTCATGGTTGGTTCCCTGGATTACTATGGTACATGTAGGAAGAGTTGTAATGCATGTTGA
- the LOC133834711 gene encoding probable prolyl 4-hydroxylase 12 isoform X3 produces MVIQFRSSVHSDRIDPSRVVQLSWRPRVFLYEGFLSDEECDHLISLAHKTKEKSSREDDASGDTIKKNLLKSSKTPQLKEDDVVSRIEERISAWTFLPKENGKALQILRCENEDSRMKLDYFGNSSLPDQSKPLIATVVLYLSDVNNGGQIIFPKSEVKGNIWSDCTKNSSSRDILKPIKGNAVLFFNIYPNSTTDGSSSHARCPVLEGEMWFAIKFFQVKFIAEEKLSSELGDEDCTDEDDDCPMWAAMGECKKNAVFMVGSLDYYGTCRKSCNAC; encoded by the exons ATGGTCATACAATTTCGCAGCTCTGTTCATTCCGACAGGATTGACCCATCAAGGGTGGTCCAACTCTCTTGGCGACCAAG GGTCTTCTTGTATGAAGGCTTCCTTTCAGATGAAGAGTGTGACCACCTAATTTCTTTG GcacacaaaacaaaagaaaaatcttCAAGGGAGGATGATGCTTCAGGAGACACCATAAAGAAAAATTTGCTAAAAAGTTCAAAAACTCCCCAACTGAAAGAA GATGATGTAGTTTCCAGGATTGAGGAAAGAATTTCAGCTTGGACCTTCCTTCCCAAAG AAAACGGAAAGGCTTTGCAGATATTGCGTTGTGAGAATGAGGATTCTAGAATGAAGTTGGATTATTTTGGCAACAGTTCCTTACCAGACCAAAGTAAGCCTTTGATTGCAACAGTTGTCTTGTATCTCTCTGATGTCAACAATGGTGGTCAGATTATATTCCCAAAGTCGGAG GTGAAGGGCAACATTTGGTCTGATTGTACAAAGAATAGTAGTAGCCGTGACATCCTGAAACCAATAAAGGGCAATGCAGTTTTGTTCTTCAACATCTATCCTAACTCAACTACTGACGGTAGCAGCTCCCATGCTAGATGCCCTGTGTTGGAGGGAGAAATGTGGTTTGCCATCAAATTCTTTCAGGTAAAATTCATTGCTGAAGAAAAGCTCTCGTCCGAGTTGGGTGATGAAGACTGCACTGACGAAGATGACGATTGTCCTATGTGGGCTGCCATGGGAGAATGTAAGAAAAACGCCGTATTCATGGTTGGTTCCCTGGATTACTATGGTACATGTAGGAAGAGTTGTAATGCATGTTGA
- the LOC133834713 gene encoding uncharacterized protein LOC133834713, with product MSIICGIPLLECVYCLACARWAWKRCLHTAGHDSENWGIATAEEFEPVPRMCCYILAVYEDDLRNPLWEPPEGYGINPDWLEHKKSYEDTDGQAPPYILYLDHDHDDIVLAFRGLNLAKESDYAVLLDNKLGQRKFDGGYVHNGLLKAAEHVLLMESDTLKNLVMKYPNYTLTFAGHSLGSGVAALLAVLAVHNREKLGNIDRRRIRCYAIAPARCISLNLAVRYADVINSVVLQDDFLPRTATPLEDIFKSLFCLPCILCLRCMRDTCIPEEKMIKDPRRLYAPGRLYHIVERKPFRMGRFPPEVRTAVPVDGRFEHIVLSCNATSDHAIVWIEREARRALDLMLKKDPIMEIPAKQRMERQETLLKEKKEEYKAALQRAVTLAVPHAFTPSQYGTFDEGVESSPGSAGESSFGSVRRTRSTETFDEYSAKEDSYR from the exons ATGTCAATTATATGTGGCATCCCTCTTCTTGAGTGTGTTTATTGTTTGGCATGTGCCCGCTGGGCTTGGAAACGATGTCTCCACACAGCAGGCCATGACAGTGAGAATTGGGGTATTGCCACTGCCGAAGAATTTGAGCCTGTGCCTCGCATGTGCTGCTATATTCTAGCTGTTTACGAAGATGATCTTCGGAACCCTCTTTGGGAACCTCCTGAAGGCTATGGAATCAACCCAGATTGGTTGGAACATAAGAAATCCTATGAAGATACTGATGGACAAGCTCCTCCTTACATATTGTATCTCGACCATGATCATGACGACATAGTTCTTGCCTTTAGGGGCCTTAATTTGGCAAAGGAAAGTGACTATGCAGTTTTATTGGATAATAAGCTGGGGCAGAGGAAATTTGATGGTGGTTATGTTCACAATGGGCTATTGAAAGCTGCAGAACACGTGTTGCTTATGGAATCTGATACTTTGAAGAACTTGGTGATGAAGTATCCAAATTATACTTTGACTTTTGCTGGACATTCTCTGGGTTCTGGTGTTGCAGCACTGCTGGCTGTGTTAGCAGTGCATAATCGGGAAAAATTGGGAAACATTGACCGGAGAAGAATCAGGTGCTACGCCATTGCCCCTGCAAGGTGCATTTCCTTAAATTTAGCTGTTAGATATGCGGATGTCATCAACTCTGTTGTGCTTCAG GATGACTTCTTACCACGAACAGCCACACCTTTGGAAGACATATTCAAGTCACTTTTCTG TTTGCCGTGCATACTATGCCTGAGATGCATGAGAGATACATGTATACCAGAAGAAAAGATGATTAAAGATCCAAGGAGGCTATATGCACCTGGCCGTCTCTACCACATTGTGGAGAGAAAACCTTTCAG GATGGGAAGGTTTCCTCCAGAAGTAAGGACAGCAGTGCCAGTGGATGGAAGATTTGAGCACATAGTACTTTCATGTAATGCCACTTCTGACCATGCCATTGTTTGGATAGAGAGAGAAGCGCGAAGAGCTCTAGAT TTAATGTTAAAGAAAGATCCTATCATGGAAATTCCGGCGAAACAAAGAATGGAACGGCAAGAGACATTAttgaaagagaagaaagaggagTACAAGGCTGCATTGCAGAGAGCAGTAACACTAGCTGTGCCTCATGCTTTTACACCTTCCCAGTATGGAACTTTTGATGAGGGAGTAGAGAGCTCACCTGGGTCAGCTGGGGAATCATCCTTTGGTTCAGTTAGGAGAACCAGAAGCACAGAAACCTTTGACGAATATTCTGCCAAAGAAGACTCGTATAGATGA